In one Dioscorea cayenensis subsp. rotundata cultivar TDr96_F1 unplaced genomic scaffold, TDr96_F1_v2_PseudoChromosome.rev07_lg8_w22 25.fasta BLBR01001188.1, whole genome shotgun sequence genomic region, the following are encoded:
- the LOC120255754 gene encoding LOW QUALITY PROTEIN: mitochondrial fission protein ELM1-like (The sequence of the model RefSeq protein was modified relative to this genomic sequence to represent the inferred CDS: substituted 1 base at 1 genomic stop codon) yields the protein MRPIRLPEPPSGPVGMPEIFEGGLNVIRRAIVIGNGFPGAENQCLGLVRALGLAEKHTLYRVVRPRGGINEWLRWLPVSLHKMIESVIRRISGDSQFGGSIQSRRVFPLAAQNGGSVGLSSILEADAKKIASLAHETFXEVREGPILVVASGRDTISIASSVRRLASQHVFVIQIQHPRTRLDRFDLVVTPRHDYHVLSPSGQQEIPQFIRRWITPREPPSRNVVLTVGALHQADSALLRLAALNWHAELAPLPKPLLVVNIGGPTRHCRYGADLAKQLAVSLHSVMATCGSVRISFSRRTPQKIRAIMLREFGDHPKVYIWDGEDPNPHMGHLAWADAFIITADSVSMLSEACSTGKPVYTVGAERCTMKFSSFQKTLQENGVVRPFTGMEDMSDSWSYPPLNDTAVVAARVREALAERGWTLR from the exons ATGAGGCCCATCAGGCTCCCTGAGCCGCCCAGTGGCCCCGTCGGCATGCCGGAGATTTTCGAAGGTGGCCTCAATGTCATTCGCCGCGCCATTGTCATTGGAAATGGCTTCCCCGGTGCCGAGAACCAGTGCCTTGGCCTTGTTCGAGCCCTTGGCCTTGCCGAGAAGCATACTCTTTAT CGTGTTGTAAGACCAAGAGGCGGAATTAATGAGTGGCTCCGGTGGCTCCCAGTGTCTCTGCATAAGATGATAGAAAGTGTGATCAGAAGGATATCAGGTGATTCGCAATTTGGAGGGAGTATCCAAAGCAGAAGGGTATTCCCATTGGCCGCTCAGAATGGTGGGAGTGTTGGCTTATCGTCGATCTTGGAAGCTGATGCCAAGAAGATTGCATCACTTGCTCATGAGACTTTTTGAGAAGTAAG GGAAGGACCAATTCTGGTGGTTGCTTCTGGACGTGACACCATCTCTATAGCTAGTTCTGTAAGACGTTTGGCTTCACAACATGTATTTGTCATCCAG aTACAACATCCAAGGACACGTCTCGACAGGTTTGACTTGGTTGTTACTCCGCGTCATGATTATCATGTGCTTAGCCCTAGTGGACAACAAGAAATCCCTCAATTTATAAGACGGTGGATAACACCTAGAGAGCCACCTAGTAGGAATGTG GTTCTCACTGTGGGAGCATTACATCAGGCGGATTCTGCCCTGCTTCGACTAGCTGCATTAAACTGGCATGCAGAACTAGCCCCTCTCCCAAAGCCTTTGCTTGTAGTGAACATTGGAGGACCTACAC GGCATTGCCGATATGGTGCAGACCTTGCCAAACAGTTGGCAGTTTCACTTCATAGTGTAATGGCAACATGTGGAAGTGTCAGAATTTCCTTCTCCAGGAGAACCCCTCAAAAA ATACGAGCCATTATgctaagggaatttggtgatcATCCCAAAGTCTATATATGGGATGGTGAAG ACCCAAACCCACATATGGGACATCTAGCATGGGCTGATGCTTTCATTATAACAGCAGATTCAGTTAGTATGTTGAGTGAGGCCTGCAGCACAGG GAAGCCTGTGTACACAGTTGGAGCTGAACGGTGTACAATGAAATTTTCTTCTTTCCAGAAAACACTGCAAGAGAACGGAGTTGTCCGGCCATTCACAGGAATGGAGGAT ATGTCTGATAGTTGGAGTTATCCTCCCCTCAACGATACAGCTGTAGTTGCAGCGCGGGTTCGTGAGGCACTGGCAGAGCGTGGCTGGACATTGCGTTAA
- the LOC120255755 gene encoding LOW QUALITY PROTEIN: casparian strip membrane protein 1-like (The sequence of the model RefSeq protein was modified relative to this genomic sequence to represent the inferred CDS: deleted 1 base in 1 codon), with product MEGTSTAISIPEASGTNTEAKALVPPPAQTSAPVVTKRESRFGSIFRKTRAAGGWKRGLACIDFILRLFAITATIIAAIMMGTTDETLPFFTHYYQFEAKYDDFPALTFFVIGKAIAGGYLVLSLVFALISLVRPHAVGPRLLLLIFDTVVLGLTTAAAAAAAAIVSVAHDGNQRANWVAICLRFDGFCQRISGAIVASFVAVLILMLLILMSGLAMRKH from the exons ATGGAAGGCACTTCCACTGCAATTAGCATCCCTGAAGCAAGTGGCACAAACACTGAAGCAAAAGCTCTAGTGCCACCACCAGCTCAAACATCAGCACCAGTTGTTACAAAACGAGAGAGTCGCTTTGGGTCCATCTTCAGAAAGACAAGGGCTGCAGGTGGCTGGAAGAGAGGCCTGGCATGCATTGATTTCATCCTCAGGCTTTTTGCCATTACTGCCACCATTATAGCCGCCATCATGATGGGAACTACTGATGAGACTCTCCCATTCTTCACACATTACTACCAATTTGAAGCCAAATACGATGATTTCCCTGCTTTAAC GTTCTTTGTGATTGGAAAA GCTATAGCTGGAGGCTATCTAGTGCTGTCTTTAGTCTTCGCACTGATCAGTCTCGTTAGACCACATGCAGTTGGGCCACGCCTTCTTCTGCTTATCTTTGACACT GTTGTTCTTGGACTGACTACTGCAGCAGCGGCCGCGGCGGCAGCTATTGTTTCGGTGGCTCATGATGGGAATCAGAGAGCGAATTGGGTGGCCATTTGCTTGCGGTTTGATGGGTTTTGTCAGAGGATAAGCGGGGCGATCGTGGCTTCTTTTGTGGCTGTGCTCATCCTCATGCTCTTGATTCTCATGTCTGGTCTTGCAATGCGTAAACATTAA